One Denticeps clupeoides chromosome 10, fDenClu1.1, whole genome shotgun sequence genomic window carries:
- the tnnt2a gene encoding troponin T type 2a (cardiac), with product THTHAATSPRRSCQDAQGREGPEEGGDEEDNQDTEAGDEADDGEEEAKPKFKPFMLPNLVPPKIPDGERVDFDDIHRKRMEKDLNELQTLIEDHFENRKKEEEELIGLKDRIEKRRSERAEQQRIRSEREKERQKRLEEERARKEEEEAKKRAEDDAKKMKTLTSLHFGGYMQITEKRSGKKQTEREKKKKILSDRRIPLDMDVLSESGLREKAKDFWNRIWELEAEKFELQYEFTKQKYEINVLRNRVSDHQKSSKRTKRGLRK from the exons acacacacacacgctgcgaCGTCTCCCAGACGGAGCTGCCAGG ATGCTCAAGGGCGGGAGGGACCTGAGGAAGGCGGAGACGAGGAAGACAACCAGGACACTG AGGCTGGAGATGAAGCAGACGATGGAGAAG aGGAGGCCAAACCAAAATTCAA GCCGTTCATGCTGCCCAACCTCGTGCCGCCGAAGATTCCAGACGGGGAGAGAGTTGACTTTGAC GATATCCATCGTAAGCGTATGGAGAAGGACCTGAATGAGCTGCAGACACTGATTGAAGACCACTTTGAAAACCgcaagaaagaggaggaggagctgatCGGACTAAAGGACCGGATT GAGAAACGCCGATCGGAACGTGCAGAGCAGCAGAGAATCAGAAGTGAGCGCGAGAAGGAGCGTCAGAAGCGTCTCGAG GAGGAGAGAGCAcgaaaggaagaggaagaagccAAGAAGCGAGCGGAAGATGATGCCAAAAAGATGAAGACTCTGACCAGCTTGCACTTTGGTGGCTACATGCAAATA ACTGAGAAGCGTAGTGGCAAAAAGCAAAccgagagagaaaagaagaagaaaattctCAGCGACCGCCGCATCCCCCTGGACATGGACGTCCTCAGCGAGAGCGGCCTCAG AGAGAAGGCTAAAGATTTCTGGAACAGGATTTGGGAGTTGGAGGCTGAGAAGTTTGAGCTGCAGTACGAATTTACAAAGCAGAAGTATGAA ATAAATGTCCTGCGGAACAGAGTGAGTGACCATCAGAAATC GTCCAAAAGAACCAAGAGAGGCTTGAGAAAGTAG
- the lad1 gene encoding ladinin-1, producing the protein MSLSRKNWSALSSLTRQWTVEDEEEVERERRRKTRDPSTSLDPDDGEVRQERTGSTQELAEKEETGELAQLQMDFVEMLRVRDERRRNRHVEILQHQRKEGEEWPGEARVDVLGDVREDTAIRRTLASRDTPTGPASIRAQQEDLDPASGPTSSSGSSRKFVSSLSISFDKSPTCPAETGSPGGPDAFYTSSIRLPLSPTQNGDVQNGTAANFEPAAKPAFARQSSRTASFRMLRKKEEQTVPLQRSASVRVASKKLDSSKMSNPEEDQPSSFQRNSRQRLSSRSIQEKMEKLAQAAQKWEAVKSPTVPHKAVFMADEVSRIRNIFEKEPTSGEGHPADHRNLSPGISERINRWVQNKSSFSNSVDLRHVDILSKKTAFEKGDDKSPVSPSPHGRAHK; encoded by the exons ATGTCGCTGAGTCGGAAGAACTGGTCCGCGCTGTCCAG TCTGACCCGCCAGTGGACcgttgaggatgaggaggaggtggagcgagagaggaggaggaagacgcgGGACCCCAGCACCAGCCTGGACCCAGATGACGGCGAAGTGAGGCAGGAGAGGACGGG CAGCACACAGGAACTGGCCGAAAAGGAGGAGACGGGCGAGCTCGCCCAGCTGCAGATGGACTTTGTGGAGATGCTGCGCGTTCGGGATGAGCGCCGGAGGAACCGGCACGTGGAGATCTTGCAGCACCAGCGGAAAGAGGGCGAGGAGTGGCCCGGGGAGGCCAGGGTGGACGTCCTGGGGGACGTGAGAGAAGACACGGCCATCAGACGCACCTTGGCGTCCCGGGACACGCCGACCGGCCCCGCCAGCATCCGTGCTCAG CAGGAAGACTTGGACCCAGCCTCAGGTCCCACAAGCTCAAGCGGGTCTTCAAGGAAATTTGTGAG CTCCCTTTCAATCTCGTTCGATAAGAGTCCCACATGTCCCGCTGAGACAGGCAGCCCCGGTGGCCCGGACGCCTTCTACACCTCCAGCATCCGACTTCCTCTGAGCCCAACACAGAACGGAGACGTGCAG AACGGGACGGCAGCCAACTTTGAACCAGCCGCCAAACCCGCATTCGCGCGACAGAGCTCGAGGACCGCGTCCTTCAGG atgctgagaaaaaaagaggagcAGACCGTGCCGCTACAGAGGAG TGCAAGCGTCCGGGTCGCATCTAAGAAGCTTGATTCCAGTAAG ATGTCTAATCCAGAGGAGGATCAGCCTTCATCATTCCAGAGAAA CTCCAGGCAGAGGCTGTCGTCTCGCTCGATCCAGGAGAAAATGGAGAAGCTCGCCCAGGCTGCTCAG AAGTGGGAGGCGGTCAAGTCCCCCACTGTCCCACACAAGGCTGTGTTTATGGCAGACGAGGTGTCCAGGATAAGAAATATTTTTGAGAAGGAGCCGACAAGTGGAGAAGGCCACCCTGCA GACCATCGCAACCTTTCCCCTGGAATCTCTGAGAGAATCAACCGCTGGGTACAAAACAAGTCATCGTTTTCCAATTCAGTT GACCTGAGGCATGTGGACATCCTAAGTAAGAAGACCGCGTTTGAGAAGGGAGACGACAAGAGTCCAGTGTCACCATCACCACATGGCCGGGCTCACAAGTAA
- the tnni1a gene encoding troponin I, slow skeletal muscle isoform X1, whose product MPEQPQERKSKISASRKLMLKSLMVAKAKEELDQEILDREEEKQRYLTERVPPVLIDGLSLTELQRLCQELHAKIDLVDEERYDIEAKVSLNSCEIKDLNIKVLDLRGKFKRPNLRRVRVSADAILRSLLGSKHKVSMDLRANLKSVKKEDTEKKRPVEDSDWRKNVEAMSGMEGRKKMFDAAKGATQ is encoded by the exons ATGCCAGAACAGCC acaggag AGGAAGTCAAAGATCTCAGCTTCCCGCAAGCTCATGCTGAAG agTTTAATGGTGGCCAAGGCAAAGGAGGAGCTTGATCAGGAGATCTTGGacagggaggaggagaagcagcgATACCTGACTGAGAGGGTGCCACCTGTCCTGATCGATGGCCTGTCATTAACTGAACTTCAG CGCCTCTGCCAAGAACTTCATGCAAAGATCGATCTTGTGGATGAAGAGCGCTACGACATTGAGGCCAAAGTCTCCCTCAACTCTTGTGAG ATTAAAGACCTGAATATCAAGGTTCTGGACCTGAGAGGGAAGTTTAAGCGGCCAAATCTGAGGAGGGTGAGGGTCTCTGCAGATGCCATTCTGAGGTCACTCCTGGGGTCCAAGCACAAGGTGTCCATGGACCTTCGAGCCAACCTCAAGTCGGTGAAGAAGGAGGACACAGAGAAG AAAAGACCAGTGGAGGACAGTGACTGGAGGAAGAACGTGGAAGCCATGTCTGGGATGGAGGGCAGGAAGAAGATGTTTGATGCCGCGAAAGGGGCAACGCAGTGA
- the tnni1a gene encoding troponin I, slow skeletal muscle isoform X2, which translates to MLKSLMVAKAKEELDQEILDREEEKQRYLTERVPPVLIDGLSLTELQRLCQELHAKIDLVDEERYDIEAKVSLNSCEIKDLNIKVLDLRGKFKRPNLRRVRVSADAILRSLLGSKHKVSMDLRANLKSVKKEDTEKKRPVEDSDWRKNVEAMSGMEGRKKMFDAAKGATQ; encoded by the exons ATGCTGAAG agTTTAATGGTGGCCAAGGCAAAGGAGGAGCTTGATCAGGAGATCTTGGacagggaggaggagaagcagcgATACCTGACTGAGAGGGTGCCACCTGTCCTGATCGATGGCCTGTCATTAACTGAACTTCAG CGCCTCTGCCAAGAACTTCATGCAAAGATCGATCTTGTGGATGAAGAGCGCTACGACATTGAGGCCAAAGTCTCCCTCAACTCTTGTGAG ATTAAAGACCTGAATATCAAGGTTCTGGACCTGAGAGGGAAGTTTAAGCGGCCAAATCTGAGGAGGGTGAGGGTCTCTGCAGATGCCATTCTGAGGTCACTCCTGGGGTCCAAGCACAAGGTGTCCATGGACCTTCGAGCCAACCTCAAGTCGGTGAAGAAGGAGGACACAGAGAAG AAAAGACCAGTGGAGGACAGTGACTGGAGGAAGAACGTGGAAGCCATGTCTGGGATGGAGGGCAGGAAGAAGATGTTTGATGCCGCGAAAGGGGCAACGCAGTGA